The DNA window GGGCTGCCAAAGAGATTAAAGTTTACAATGAAgcagaataaaataaactccaCCTTCAAagagttcattttattttcaagaTCCTTTGTGTTTCCCAAACTTATCTAGTATGGCATTTATTGAAGTTTAGCGACTAAGTATCATAAAAGATAATATTGCATTGGTCAAGGATTTGAGGCAGGCAAATTTCAGTATGATTTTCTTGAAGTTAAGCACATGGACAATAGTGAcaaaaatgtttcttttggACTGTCATAATCAACAAAGagcaaaaaaatatgcacTAGAGACTATACTTTGATTTTAGTTCCAATCTAATTTTTGTTAATGGGGTGAACAGTATGTGTTTGTTAACAGCCAAACACTGCCATACTTTTATCTGCAGCAACCTGTTTTAAGCATTATTCACTGTAACTACATTTATAGTGCAGATGATCCTATGCTATATGCACTGCCTGCTCAAGGAATATGAATATTATAGACATGAGCTAACTCAAAAGATTAAGGTCCTGAAGTACCATTATTGATTTCCATGGGATATCACCCAGGAAGCGCAAGCTGCCAATTGTTGTCACTGACTAGAATTGTCATATTATAATGTCCAATTGTGGCAGAGTTATtgttgggaaaaaaataaaacaaagaattCGACATACTAAAATTGTCGTATCATAATGTTGAATGAGTAATTATAAACAATGTTAAACATTTTTTAGTTTGCCTAtccatttatacaaatttaGACGATGACATCTcagacaatatttttttataatgtagTTTAACAgaaacatgatttatttttagctaagctttaatatttttcaatttaagTTTTGTACGCTATGTTTATTAACATTTTTAGTAGTTATTCACATCAATTAAGAATTAACCGATTAAAGAtcgcttatttttttaatagtaatttaattacataaacaataaaattagccactataaacttaaaaaatatacttagaAAGTtagaataataatatttatatgaaaatttttatagagtAGTCTAGAAAACATGtgtgcaagaaaaaaattagaataataaatttttacataaaacttttatagagTAGTCTAGAAAACCTACGCGAAAAAAGCGAAGAATAATatgaagataaaataaaaaccggTTTAGTTTATTTCCGAATGGACCGGCTAAAATGGTACGGGAGCCCAACTCAACTCAACCCAACACAACACCTGTTCCGTTTTCTTCCCCGTTCTCCCGTCGTCCCATCTCCTCCCCACCCCCAAACCCTAACCGCctctcccctccgcccgcgccggcgccggcgccatggACGCCATCGACGCGgagctcgcgcgcgcgcaggAGGAGCGCAAGAAGATGGAGGAGGCcctggccgccggcgcgcccaTGGCCGTCTCCTCCGTCACCTTCGACACCGACCTCTACGGGGGCGGCGGCTCCGACCCCAACCGCTTCGCCGGCTACGACACCTCCATCCCGGCCTCCGAGGACGACGCGCCCGAGGACGACTCCGAGCCCGCCaaccccgccgcccgccgcctcgcctcctaCACcggccacgccgtcgccgccgccgacatcccccgcgccgccgaggaCGACGGGCTCCCCAAGAAGTCGCAGCGTATCATCGACCGCGAGGACGActatcgccgccgccgcctggccCGCATCATCTCGCCGGAGCGCCACGACCCCTTTGCCGCCGGGGAGGCCACCCCGGACCCCTCGGTGAGGACCTATGCGGATGCCATGCGCGAGAACGATCTGCAGCGCCAGAAGGAGCAGCTGCTTCGTGACATAgctcagaagaagaaggaggaggaggagaaggcgaaGGAGAAGAAGCCTTCCGCTGAGcaaccggtggcggcgacgaagcgCCGCAATAGATGGGATCAGTCGCAGGATGgcgacgctgctgctgccggaTCCAAGAAGGCAAAGACCTCCTCTGATTGGGATGCTCCCGACGCAACTCCTGGAATTGGGCGCTGGGACGCCACCCCTGGTCGTATTGGGGATGCGACACCTTCAGTGAGGAGGAATAGGTGGGATGAGACACCAACTCCAGGGAGGATGGCTGATGCCGATGCAACCCCGGCAGCTGGTGGCATTACTCCAGGCGCCACACCTTCGTGGGATGCTACTCCTAAGCTGCCTGGTGGGCTTGTCACTCCAACACCCAAGAAGCAGCGATCGAGATGGGACGAGACTCCTGCAAGTATGGGAAGTGCAACACCTGGAGGTGCTGGTGCGACGCCTGCGGGTTACACTCCTGGTCCGACTCCATTTGGTGGAGAGAACCTTGCCACGCCAACACCTAGCCAGATCGCTCGTGGTCCGATGACTCCAGAGCAGTACCAGCTCTTGCGGTGGGAGCGGGACATCGAGGAGCGGAACAGGCCTCTTACTGATGAAGAGCTTGACACTATGTTCCCGCAGGAAGGCTACAAGATTCTCGAGCCTCCAGCTTCATACCAGCCCATACGCACACCAGCAAGAAAGCTTCTCGCTACACCGACACCATTGGGAACACCATTGTATGCTATTCCTGAAGAGAATCGTGGGCAGCAGTTTGATGTGCCCAAGGAGTTGCCTGGGGGGTTGCCCCTCATGAAGCCAGAGGATTACCAGTACTTTGGAACATTACTGaatgaggatgaggaggagcaGCTATCTCCAGAGGAACAGAAGGAGAGGAAGATCATGAAGCTCCTGCTCAAGGTGAAGAATGGCACACCCCCACAGCGAAAGACAGCACTTCGACAGCTCACAGACAAAGCACGGGAATTTGGTGCTGGCCCACTGTTCAACAAGATTCTACCCTTGCTCATGCAGCCAACACTTGAGGACCAGGAGCGGCATCTTCTGGTGAAGGTCATTGACAGGGTACTGTATAAGCTGGATGAGCTAGTCCGTCCATTTGTGCATAAGATTCTTGTGGTCATTGAGCCACTTCTTATCGATGAGGACTACTATGCCCGTGTTGAGGGACGAGAGATCATCTCAAATCTTAGCAAAGCTGCTGGTCTTGCTACTATGATTGCTGCCATGAGACCAGATATTGATAACATTGATGAATATGTGAGAAATACCACTGCTAGAGCATTCAGTGTGGTGGCTTCTGCTTTGGGCATTCCTGCCCTCCTGCCATTCTTGAAAGCTGTCTGTCAGAGTAAGAAGTCTTGGCAAGCTCGGCACACTGGTATCAAGATTGTTCAACAGATTGCTATTCTTATGGGCTGTGCTGTTCTGCCTCATCTCAAGTCACTAGTTGAGATCATTGAGCATGGTCTTAGTGATGAGAACCAGAAAGTGAGGACAATCACTGCCCTTTCTCTTGCTGCACTTGCTGAGGCTGCTGCACCATATGGCATAGAAAGTTTTGATACTGTTTTGAAGCCTCTGTGGAAGGGTATTAGATCTCACCGCGGAAAAGTTCTTGCTGCCTTCTTGAAAGCTATTGGTTTTATCATTCCTCTTATGGATGCACTGTATGCCAGTTACTACACAAAAGAGGTCATGCAAATCCTGATTAGGGAGTTCCAGTCACCAGATGAAGAGATGAAGAAGATCGTCCTCAAGGTCGTTAAACAGTGTGTCAGTACAGAGGGTGTAGAGGCTGATTATATCCGGAATGACATCCTTCCGGATTTTTTCCGTCACTTTTGGGTTAGGAGAATGGCTCTAGACCGCAGGAACTATAAGCAGCTTGTGGAAACAACGGTAGAGATGGCAAATAAGGTTGGAGTTGCTGATATTGTTGGAAGGATTGTTGAGGATCTGAAAGATGAAAGTGAACCGTACAGGAGAATGGTGATGGAAACAATTGAGAAGGTGGTGGCTAATTTGGGTGCTTCAGATATTGATCCTCGTTTGGAGGAGCTTCTTATTGATGGCATCTTGTATGCTTTCCAAGAGCAGACAAGTGATGATGCAAATGTCATGCTTAATGGTTTCGGAGCTGTTGTCAATGCATTGGGACAGAGGGTCAAGCCTTACCTTCCTCAGATTTGTGGTACCATTAAGTGGCGGTTGAACAACAAGAGTGCAAAAGTTAGGCAGCAAGCCGCTGATCTGATCTCAAGAATAGCCATTGTGATGAAGCAGTGCCAGGAGGAGCAGCTTATGGGTCACTTGGGTGTTGTACTGTATGAGTATTTGGGAGAGGAGTACCCTGAGGTGCTGGGTTCAATTCTTGGAGCACTGAAAGCCATTGTGAATGTTATTGGTATGACAAAGATGACACCGCCAATCAAGGATCTTCTCCCTCGGCTGACTCCCATCTTGAAGAATAGGCACGAGAAAGTCCAGGAGAACTGCATTGATCTAGTTGGTAGGATTGCTGATCGTGGAGCTGAATTTGTGCCTGCCAGGGAGTGGATGAGGATTTGTTTTGAGCTTCTTGAAATGTTGAAGGCTCACAAGAAGGGTATTAGAAGAGCCACTGTGAACACATTTGGTTATATTGCGAAGGCTATTGGGCCACAGGATGTGTTAGCCACTCTGTTGAATAACTTAAAGGTGCAGGAACGGCAAAACCGTGTCTGCACGACTGTCGCGATTGCCATTGTTGCTGAAACCTGCTCACCTTTTACAGTTTTGCCTGCCCTGATGAATGAGTACCGAGTCCCAGAGCTCAATGTTCAGAATGGTGTCCTGAagtctctctctttcctctttgAGTATATTGGCGAGATGGGTAAAGATTACATATACGCTGTTACTCCCTTgcttgaagatgctctaatgGACAGAGATCTGGTTCACCGGCAAACTGCTGCCTCTGCTGTGAAGCACATGGCTCTAGGTGTTGCTGGCTTGGGTTGTGAGGATGCTCTTGTCCATTTGCTCAACTATGTCTGGCCCAACATATTTGAGACATCTCCCCATGTAATCAATGCTGTCATGGAGGCGATCGAGGGGATGAGAGTTGCTCTTGGTCCAGCTGTAATCTTGAATTACTGCCTTCAAGGCCTTTTCCATCCAGCAAGGAAAGTACGTGAAGTATATTGGAAAATCTACAACTCACTATATATTGGTGCACAAGATGCACTTGTGGCTGCTTATCCTGCACTGGATGATGATGGGGATAACATCTACAGCCGTCCAGAGCTGGCGATGTTTGTCTGATCAATGTAAGTGttggtcattttttttattgttttacttTAATGGCTGCAAATATTGTTGAAAGTTCTGCTATTAGTTATGAAGTAAGTTGTCAACTTGTATTATGGAGTTGTTATTGTTCATTTAAgtgctttctttttctaatttgCAACAAATGCATCCTCGTATGCATGGTTCCTTTTGGTTTGCTATTGCAATGTCATTGCAAGTGTTTTCTCAGTTTGTACTGTTCGTCTGTTGCTCAACAAATGGGCATCCTTAGCCTTGCTACTGTATGTTATTAGGCCTTATGTAGTTTGACCTGTTGGTATGTTAGCTTGGTATAACTGAGAAATTAGAACTGCAACCATTTATAAAACTATTGATCTGTTAGAATTGCATGGTcttgttggttggttggttcaGTGAACCTCTATCATGGGCTGCCTAATGGACTATGTTGCACCAATAGATGGTTTGTTCTGCTTGCTGTCTCTCCTTTTCAGTGGCGCCATTGCTCTGTGTATCATAGCATATGAACCGAAACCAGTACCAggcactagtttttttttcttttatatttatttctgcAGATTtatgttctttgttttttcttccctCAATGCAAAGAACTCATCTGATATGAGAACGCATTGGCAGGCGGGATGTACATTTCCATGTAGCCATCATCCAATATATGCGTGTGAAGCTTGAACTCGTGGTATTTGGGTTAGAGCTGGCATTCAATTATTTGGTGTTACTTGTGATGTATGCATTTTCATTGAAGTTGCATTTCCTCTCTATTTGCAGGTTTGTTGCTTCTGAAGGGGGTGCAATGTTTAGGATATTTTCCCCTGGTTTACTTGTAATGATAAATGCTACCTATTCTGATGCACTGATCTTTTTGTTACTTGTTTTGTTTACAGGGTATTTTGGTCCGGTTTGCTGAGTAGTTCCCCTAGATTAAAGATCACAAGGAGAAGATATCTTTTCTCGCAGCATGTTTAGTCGGCCTTTGCATAATCCTATGCTTCGAAGATGAAGAATGGCCACCCTAGAATTACTGTTATCTCAATAACTTTGTATTATTAGCCAATGCTACAACTTATAGGCCATCGAGCTTGTGAACTCGCCTTGTTATTAGCATCGTTCCCTGTATTAGTAATGTTATTAGTATACCTGGAACGCCTTGTATGTCTGGAACGTGCTATTACCAGTTTACCACCCTGCTGTCAGTACTTATAATCTCGGATGGATAGTTTTATCGTACGGTGcctgttttcttcttttattgttactcttttttttaaaaaaaataaagctataAATTGTACTCTGTAGTTTATCTATTTGTACCATCCGACCTGACAGTATATGTTGTGATATGTGTGAACCATCGACAGCTACCTATCTGAGAACATGAATTATGGATATCGACCTTATTTGATGTTGAATCTGTACAATTTTGTTGCACAGTGTTGctattaatttcataattcaAAAAGCTTTGGAGTCAAACTCTAAACTTGGCGTAGGGATAAggcgaatgatcaaacgtatgGTAATTATGTCAATAAGAAGAAAGTATCTAATCTTAATCTTATTATTACCTAGGTATCTGGGTACGGCGGCATAATGATCAATTTTTGGGCTGAGTTGGTCCGCTGTCGTGTGGTACGTCGGCAGTGAAAGTGTAAACTTGGTTCTGGTTGCCTTGCATTATTCTAGGCTCGATATCATATTGTACTTTTCAATAAATCTTACATatgtattttctatatttattataaaccAAAGCGTAGTACGTACTATTTTCTCCTTCTGTGTCAAGatgtaaaagaaatattaatgTTGTAGGGTCTTTCAcattaaaattgaattttacatACACGATGTTGTTGGATTTTTCTGTCAGTAAACCTATAAAAATAACCATCCCGAATAATAAATTaacgataaaaaataatgatattatttattaaaatagattggGAGTATGTTTTTATAGGATTCGACTGCACTCCACAtccgtgtgtgtgtgtatatatatatatatatatatatatatatatatgtatgtatgtatgtattttaataaaacctaacactaaattattctttttatctcGTGAcgaagtaaataaaaaatcagataatgcTGGTGTCCATCGTATCTGGAACACCGTCAAAACAGCAGCGGCGGACACCATTTTGCGTTGTTTTCCCCCGCGTCGCTGACACGCCACGCAAAGACTCGGCCCCGGCACACGacgagtcgacgacgacgacgccgacgcggccgccgctcgccggctcTGACCAACCAACCGAATCTGGGTCGGTGGGCCCACCGCGCAGTGAGACGAGCCACCACCCCCAATACCTAACCGACCGGTCCGGTtggccgacgccgccccgCGCTTCCGGTGCGGCTTGCTGCTTCCGCCCGTCGGTCGCCGGcgatgacgccgccgccggtggtcTCCGGCGAGAGGAccgtcgtcctcctcttcGTGGCCCGCGTCGCGCTCGCGGCGCCGGCCCACCTCGGCGCCCCGATCGCGgtcctcgccgcggccgcgctctccgtcGAGCTCGCCGTGGATGGctactcctcctccgccgccggcgccgcctcgtccCCGCTCCGCCGGTTCAGGACCAGGTGCCGCCTTTTACTTTTCTCCGCCGTCGCATCTCATCTCCACGGAGCTGGACTGCTAGTTCGCGGCCGGGATTTGGGTAGCTAGGTGATTCCTCGATGTGAATTTGGTCTTATTCGAGTTTCAACGTAGACGAATTAAGTGTAGTGCTGCTACCCGTGAGGTTGCGATTGCTGAAAGGCTTAGTCTGTtgggatttttctttttttgcggGGCAACCGAATAATCCAAGGCGAATTCATGATACGATGGTTCAATGCTGGCCGCCTCCTTGTGAGGGACATGAAATTGGGGAAACAATTGGTGTGATTACAACATCAGTTGGATTGAGTGTGCAGtgaattttcttttggttcATTGGAGTGTAAAATGGTCAGATTTTGGTGGTTTTGGGGACAAATATTATTTCTGAATAATAGGGTTTTCAGCACATCTTAGTTAACCCGTCATACAGATGGTAAATTCAGGGTGCTTTGATCATACACCCCGTCAAAATATTGCTCCCATTTTGGGGGCCAAAATACTGCTCCCACTCTGATTTATATGGGTTCTGTGATGTGCAATCCTAGTTGCTTACTGTAAGATTTGTCGCCTCTTGTATtgtgaataatgataacataAAACCTCACTTGCTTGTGGTGGTGGCTTGATTCTCTTGTGCATGCTTattgatgatattttatatactcCAGGCCAGGTGCTTCGTCAGGCATACTTCTTGGTGCCACCACTCTGCCTAGTGTCATGCTTTCACGGTTAATTCAACTTTCTAGAGTCTTGCTGACAGATCCTAATGGACGTGATGGTAAAtttctatcttgtcaaatttacCAGATTCACTACTAAATGGAAATTTTCCAAAGTATTCATCAACATTTCAGATCTTGTTCTGATGCATCCTGTTTTCTAACTACATATCTGTTTACATTGTCAGATTATGCATACCTTGAAATGCAGTACTGGGCAGTGTCTGTCAGCTGCCTCAGTGTGTTAGCATTCTTAGTTTGGCATATGTGGCAGTCTCCCAGCACTGAAATTTCTAAAGCTTCAAAATATGGCTTGCTGCTCATCATTTTATACCCCCTGGCGTACTTGTTCTACTTTTTACTGAAGGGTGATGGAggtatatgcatattttatcTGCATGTAAAGATAATTGCGCCCattctttttaaatttgatggaAGTTCATCAGAAGCAAGGAATTACAAACTAATCTAGGTTTCTTCTTAATAGGTCTGTTGGTGATGAGCAATTTGGTGTATTTGCTCTGTCATGGAGCGGCTGCTGTTATCTTAATCAAGCATATTCTAGAGAAGTTCCCTTCATGTTCATCTTTTGGTTTGTACCTGAAGTCTAAGATGTAGTTagatctttgtttttttttatctgattGCATATCTTCACACTTCAGAGAAATACAGGCTAATTTGTGTGGTTTCTATTGTCTGAGGCAATGTATATTTCTCCTTTTCATCATGACTTAAGTTATTGGCTTTCACTTATTTTTACATTCTTCTGTAAATTTCAGGGGAAGCCATTTTGGTCTCAAGTGGCCTTGTTCTTTACTGTGGTGATATGCTGGCTCAAATTCTTTCAAAGGTGTGATCTATTCCTCGAACTATGTTTACCATTAAAATGGTAGAGAATCTGATGCCTTTTCTGTTGcctgcaaatttgcaatcatCCTTGCAGATGGAGTTCTCTGTATCAGCAGAAGCATTTATTCACATTGCTGGAAGTCGAAGCGAGATAGGCGCAGTTATTCAGGTACAGGTTATTTGGATTGTCTGTCTTCAGGTCCTTAGTGCATAATGccctttccctttttctttcctgcaGGGGGTTTTGCTTGCTCTTTTTCTACTCCCCTTGTTATACAAAAGTTCCCTTCAAGTTTTGACCTACTGTAGAAAATCGGAGAAACGAAGTTCCCAAACAGTTGGGGAATGCATACAAAAGAGAATTGACTGTGTTGTATTTTATGTCTCATTGTTGGTAGCACTGTCGTTGTTAGTGCCATCATGGACACGCCTTGTTCAAGGCTTTGAAGTGCATCCATTTGTTTGGTAAGCATATGAGTTTGCATTTCGTCAGAAGAGCGTAAAAGCTCTGTGGTGCTGATAAAATCTTGCACATTTTTGTAGATAATGAATTTTTGTTCATTCCATGGTTTATTATTTCGCAGGGTTTTTAACTATATCTTCACAGATTCACGTGAACGGCTTGCTTTATGTGCATACTGG is part of the Oryza brachyantha chromosome 2, ObraRS2, whole genome shotgun sequence genome and encodes:
- the LOC102709141 gene encoding splicing factor 3B subunit 1, whose protein sequence is MDAIDAELARAQEERKKMEEALAAGAPMAVSSVTFDTDLYGGGGSDPNRFAGYDTSIPASEDDAPEDDSEPANPAARRLASYTGHAVAAADIPRAAEDDGLPKKSQRIIDREDDYRRRRLARIISPERHDPFAAGEATPDPSVRTYADAMRENDLQRQKEQLLRDIAQKKKEEEEKAKEKKPSAEQPVAATKRRNRWDQSQDGDAAAAGSKKAKTSSDWDAPDATPGIGRWDATPGRIGDATPSVRRNRWDETPTPGRMADADATPAAGGITPGATPSWDATPKLPGGLVTPTPKKQRSRWDETPASMGSATPGGAGATPAGYTPGPTPFGGENLATPTPSQIARGPMTPEQYQLLRWERDIEERNRPLTDEELDTMFPQEGYKILEPPASYQPIRTPARKLLATPTPLGTPLYAIPEENRGQQFDVPKELPGGLPLMKPEDYQYFGTLLNEDEEEQLSPEEQKERKIMKLLLKVKNGTPPQRKTALRQLTDKAREFGAGPLFNKILPLLMQPTLEDQERHLLVKVIDRVLYKLDELVRPFVHKILVVIEPLLIDEDYYARVEGREIISNLSKAAGLATMIAAMRPDIDNIDEYVRNTTARAFSVVASALGIPALLPFLKAVCQSKKSWQARHTGIKIVQQIAILMGCAVLPHLKSLVEIIEHGLSDENQKVRTITALSLAALAEAAAPYGIESFDTVLKPLWKGIRSHRGKVLAAFLKAIGFIIPLMDALYASYYTKEVMQILIREFQSPDEEMKKIVLKVVKQCVSTEGVEADYIRNDILPDFFRHFWVRRMALDRRNYKQLVETTVEMANKVGVADIVGRIVEDLKDESEPYRRMVMETIEKVVANLGASDIDPRLEELLIDGILYAFQEQTSDDANVMLNGFGAVVNALGQRVKPYLPQICGTIKWRLNNKSAKVRQQAADLISRIAIVMKQCQEEQLMGHLGVVLYEYLGEEYPEVLGSILGALKAIVNVIGMTKMTPPIKDLLPRLTPILKNRHEKVQENCIDLVGRIADRGAEFVPAREWMRICFELLEMLKAHKKGIRRATVNTFGYIAKAIGPQDVLATLLNNLKVQERQNRVCTTVAIAIVAETCSPFTVLPALMNEYRVPELNVQNGVLKSLSFLFEYIGEMGKDYIYAVTPLLEDALMDRDLVHRQTAASAVKHMALGVAGLGCEDALVHLLNYVWPNIFETSPHVINAVMEAIEGMRVALGPAVILNYCLQGLFHPARKVREVYWKIYNSLYIGAQDALVAAYPALDDDGDNIYSRPELAMFVWFVASEGGAMFRIFSPGLLVMINATYSDALIFLLLVLFTGYFGPRPALPVRLAASARRSPAMTPPPVVSGERTVVLLFVARVALAAPAHLGAPIAVLAAAALSVELAVDGYSSSAAGAASSPLRRFRTRPGASSGILLGATTLPSVMLSRLIQLSRVLLTDPNGRDDYAYLEMQYWAVSVSCLSVLAFLVWHMWQSPSTEISKASKYGLLLIILYPLAYLFYFLLKGDGGLLVMSNLVYLLCHGAAAVILIKHILEKFPSCSSFGEAILVSSGLVLYCGDMLAQILSKMEFSVSAEAFIHIAGSRSEIGAVIQGVLLALFLLPLLYKSSLQVLTYCRKSEKRSSQTVGECIQKRIDCVVFYVSLLVALSLLVPSWTRLVQGFEVHPFVWVFNYIFTDSRERLALCAYWIFVIYVSIRRFYSISKQSKTERILLRKYYHLVAVLIFSPAVIFQPDFLDLAFGAAFAVFLILEMIRVWEIYPLGHIVHQFMNAFTDHRDSETLIVSHFSLLLGCALPKWMSSGFNDRPLTPFAGILSLGIGDTMASMIGYKYGVLRWSKTGKKTIEGTAAGITSVLAACSILLSLLASSGYILSQHWLSLLVAVTLSGLLEAYTAQLDNAFIPLMFYSLLCL